The DNA region TTGTGGGGATTTCTCTTAACCCTCCTGTCCAGCATGAAGTGCACAGAGTCTGAGGATGAAGAGCCAATCAAAGGCAAGGAAAGCCAGCTTCAGCTCAGCTGCTTCATCAACCAGGAAGTCAAATATCTGGCAACAGGCTtgaggctggtgtgtgactCCGACGGCAACCGACACACACTCATGGTTGTCTCCATGGTAACTGAGCatcttttctgttattttttttctatccAGAGACTGCAGGAGGAAATCACAAAAATGTCTGCCACCTTGGACAGAAACGCCCTGTATATAAAATCTGTAAGTTGTCGTGTTGGTCTGTAGTTTGGAATTCATATGTGCTTGAAGGTCAGTTTTGAAGAATGTTTCTCTCTGCAGTCAAAACTGAGCCGTCTCCCAGGTTACCTGACTGTTCAGATGGTTCGATTTTTCTATAAAGAGAAAGAAGCTGTCAATGCAAAAGTCCTCAAGGTTTGGTTTCTGGAGTTTCTTGGCAGCCATTTTAGTTTTAGGGCCTCAAATAacctcaaataaataaagcaggttatttatttttttgcatcgTTAAGGACGTCAAGTTTCCGCTCATGTTGGACGTTTATGAGCTGTGCACCAGCGAGCTACAGGAGAAAATGCTGACCATCAGGTCCAGGTTTAAGGAAGTCGAggacaagaagctggagaagcagcagcaaaaagTACGACCTTTAATCCCCACTCTTCATTCGCAGAAAAGTTCATCTCATTTAAACGCAGCCACCGTTTGTCCTGTAGGTGATGCAGAGGCCAGACGGAGCCAAGGAGGTGAAATACGAACCCTTTTCCTTCCCGGACGGTACGTTGGGTCCATCCCATTCAACGTTCTTGCCTGTCTGATGGTGGTTAAAGCAGTTAAACGGCATCTTCTCCTGCAGATATGGGCTCCAACAACAGCGGCTACTACGACCTCCAGGCCGTCCTGACGCACCAAggccgctccagctcctcgggCCATTACGTGGGATGGGTCAAGAGGAAAGAAGGTAACCACGGTGATTCCAGCACATTCATCAGACATCAGCCACCAAAAcgaacagttttttttttggcgATCCTTTTCAGACGAATGGTTCAAGTTCGACGACGACAAAGTGAGCGTGGTGACCGCCGAGGACATCCTGCGACTGTCGGGGGGCGGAGACTGGCACATAGCCTACGTTCTACTGTATGGCCCCCGGCGGCTGGAAATACTTGAAGAGTAGCGGCAGGAAGTTCCACCACGCGTTATTTGCCATTTCGAAGCACCGTCTGCATAGATGTGCAATAAAACTGGTGTCTTTAACGATCTGATGACCttaacttttgtttttgtaaccAACACACGCGCTTATTTAACATTCTGTCAGCCGGTGGTGTTAAATATTCGACCCCGAGGAGCTTCGGAATACGGGAATATGAGGAGACTCGCTCTCTGGCCTGGATCCCCAGACGATGGTTCTTAAGCTTAGACTTGCAG from Takifugu flavidus isolate HTHZ2018 chromosome 15, ASM371156v2, whole genome shotgun sequence includes:
- the usp14 gene encoding ubiquitin carboxyl-terminal hydrolase 14 isoform X1, whose amino-acid sequence is MPVFTVNVKWGKEKFDAVELNTEEPPMVFKAQLFALTGVQPDRQKVMVKGGTLKDDEWGNIKLKNGMTLLMMGSAEALPEEPAVRPMFVEDMTEEQLASAMELPCGLANLGNTCYMNATVQCLRSVPELKTALRRYSGALRSTGANAPSDYITAALRDLYETMDKTSSSLPPIILLQFVHMAFPQFAEKGDQGQYLQQDANECWLQMMRVLQQKLEPLESATPMETDSEGSAASACTKKNLIDQYFGVEFETTMKCTESEDEEPIKGKESQLQLSCFINQEVKYLATGLRLRLQEEITKMSATLDRNALYIKSSKLSRLPGYLTVQMVRFFYKEKEAVNAKVLKDVKFPLMLDVYELCTSELQEKMLTIRSRFKEVEDKKLEKQQQKVRPLIPTLHSQKSSSHLNAATVCPVGDAEARRSQGGEIRTLFLPGRYGLQQQRLLRPPGRPDAPRPLQLLGPLRGMGQEERRRMVQVRRRQSERGDRRGHPATVGGRRLAHSLRSTVWPPAAGNT